From a region of the Synechococcus sp. RS9916 genome:
- a CDS encoding translocation/assembly module TamB domain-containing protein, giving the protein MGSGSSPKTLPRRLLGGGIAVALVGGGAWFALDRLAASLLDQMRPQLEQQLSKPLGHPLRIGEFRGLRFWGIALGPTTVDSGPSDASTASVQSVGIAFDPLASLQRWKPVAVVRLQGARLNLRRNAQGAYWVPGSSGDEPPPKLDLTIQLIDPAQVRIEPADLQFSVAGQGAVQLDQSWGDGAFQVVFPEQGRLGLRLKGGWRKPEVDVQAKIEKLRLRSFQGLIPTANAVSLDGQLGGDLRLGWRSGQISCGGGLSLVNFSLQTDGAQGSLRSPQLQMSCKSDRLQIVPSAWSYGSYRATLAGDVALNRRFDLRFKLHEPGKERELRASLQGPWREPRLAVDGRWRLPDGVPVEAPVQLRLLLTGDWRDPQAVRAQLDQLDLKAPGLSIQAKGAVYPELAVNTERLELAGPAWSGLPLVPDLLGARTPVRGSLQLRGAPRSPDVTLVLLQQANPLLQDWSLKADWSAAEGIARLRRFRSAELEAKASLPLRWNDGRAQTGDLDAALDLRAFPLARLGPIVGTTMGGRLSASGALTGPLDALQPNLDLQLSNPRAGTLRLLETWSGRFEGLAGGGGQLGMASGNGPIGGSLQASLGRNWLPTAVTLRRQRGELTLAGSPASYRWRAQGLPLDGLELALPPKGRFEGLYGRLSGEGTLGLQPLEMAGAITLDQPGLLGLQLRQARLEGTYRNRGYQLTGELLPPETGQVLLEAKGLVGGGLEADLDAQGLSARWLTRGLMSLSELNRDSPDANGHAADLGTLLVDTFGGAIDGQLKALRQLQAELAARDDHDHARAAFHPEDLRGQMDAQIKVSGPSLADLNIDLKARGHLWVEGEDVDHALQIEPFVATLSGPLRDGQGEFSLKHLPFTLLALVVPVPPALQGGLGLSGTYRLGQPSGPELTTELVLEDASVGSHRLSLEKGQITLSGKGLQLDLALKDEAAEQPIVLTGQVPLDPSGALDVRVVTQGDGLRFLTGFTDDRVAWSAGDARLRLILSGTLQAPEANGFLVVEKGGFAIESQEISDLNTSVVFDFNRLEVQSLQARVGKKGRLQGQGGLGLFRPTQEAEPLTLDLKQSRITLPMADVALSADLTVGGALVRPRLAGNVVISDGKIRPAPALFARRKGNTSGTATTTSTEPVSFNTLLEEQWDFEQPLVLLGPEVEADTSRSLKAAIPQVPALGFDNLRVTFGPKLAVTVAPIAAFTTQGQLTLNGALDPSLRLQGVVRMLTGRISFFTTTFQLDPRIANVAVFTPSMGLIPYVDVAMVSRVSDSVSLGSSSNAVSSNVFDSNGTGSFGAAGQLRLVKVMVEASGPADRLADNFDLRSSPPMPPAQLKALIGGNSLAGLSNSGGGTALAAVLGQSLLTPVIGTLTDAFSQRLQFALYPTYVSPEIQDEKERVSGRVPPQLALVTELGVDVSERFNFSVLAAPNRNDIPPQGTLSYQIDNNLSLSGSVDNQGTWQSQFQVFFRF; this is encoded by the coding sequence ATGGGCAGTGGGTCATCACCAAAGACCCTCCCACGGCGGCTTTTGGGAGGTGGCATTGCAGTTGCCCTTGTTGGTGGTGGGGCCTGGTTCGCGCTTGATCGTCTGGCTGCGTCGCTGCTGGATCAGATGCGTCCGCAGCTTGAACAGCAGCTCTCCAAGCCACTGGGCCATCCCCTGCGGATCGGTGAGTTCCGGGGACTGCGCTTTTGGGGCATTGCGCTGGGTCCGACCACAGTGGACTCTGGCCCCAGTGATGCCTCCACTGCATCCGTGCAGTCCGTCGGGATTGCCTTTGATCCCCTCGCCAGCCTGCAGCGTTGGAAGCCGGTCGCTGTTGTGCGACTTCAAGGGGCGCGGCTGAACCTGCGTCGTAATGCACAGGGGGCGTATTGGGTCCCAGGGAGTAGTGGCGATGAGCCCCCTCCGAAGTTGGATCTGACGATTCAGTTGATCGATCCTGCCCAGGTTCGGATTGAACCAGCTGATCTCCAATTCAGTGTGGCCGGTCAGGGGGCAGTTCAGCTCGATCAGTCCTGGGGCGATGGGGCCTTTCAAGTTGTGTTCCCAGAGCAGGGCCGGCTCGGATTGCGTCTGAAAGGGGGCTGGCGCAAGCCCGAGGTGGATGTCCAGGCGAAGATCGAGAAGCTGCGGTTGCGATCGTTTCAGGGGCTGATTCCGACAGCCAATGCGGTGTCTCTCGACGGTCAGCTCGGCGGCGATCTGCGGTTGGGCTGGAGGTCGGGTCAGATCAGCTGTGGCGGTGGCCTTTCCCTGGTCAATTTCTCGCTCCAAACGGACGGAGCGCAGGGTTCCCTGCGTAGCCCTCAGTTGCAGATGAGTTGCAAAAGCGATCGTCTGCAGATCGTGCCCAGTGCCTGGAGTTATGGCTCCTATCGGGCCACCCTCGCTGGAGATGTTGCGCTCAACCGCAGGTTTGATCTGCGCTTCAAACTGCACGAACCTGGCAAAGAGCGAGAGCTTCGGGCTTCTCTCCAAGGGCCCTGGCGCGAACCGCGCCTTGCAGTGGATGGCCGTTGGCGTTTGCCGGATGGCGTGCCCGTTGAGGCTCCTGTCCAACTCCGGTTGCTGCTCACTGGTGATTGGCGGGACCCGCAGGCGGTGCGTGCCCAACTCGATCAACTGGATCTCAAGGCTCCTGGTTTGTCGATCCAGGCAAAGGGAGCGGTGTATCCAGAGCTCGCGGTCAATACCGAGCGACTCGAGCTAGCAGGCCCTGCCTGGAGCGGCCTGCCCCTGGTGCCGGACCTGCTCGGAGCGCGCACACCGGTGCGAGGCAGCCTCCAGCTGCGGGGCGCGCCCCGCAGCCCAGACGTCACCCTCGTGCTGTTACAACAGGCCAACCCGTTACTCCAGGACTGGTCATTGAAGGCCGATTGGAGTGCCGCGGAGGGAATCGCCCGGCTCCGGCGCTTTCGCAGTGCAGAGCTGGAGGCCAAGGCGTCCTTGCCTTTGCGCTGGAATGACGGTCGCGCGCAAACCGGTGATCTGGACGCCGCTTTGGATCTGCGGGCTTTCCCCTTGGCGCGACTTGGTCCGATTGTGGGCACCACCATGGGTGGTCGCCTCTCCGCTTCAGGTGCCCTGACGGGGCCACTGGATGCCCTGCAACCAAATCTGGATTTGCAGTTGTCGAACCCCCGTGCCGGCACCTTGCGGTTGCTGGAGACCTGGAGTGGTCGGTTTGAGGGGCTCGCCGGCGGTGGCGGTCAACTGGGCATGGCGTCTGGAAACGGGCCGATCGGTGGTTCGTTGCAGGCCAGCCTTGGACGCAATTGGCTTCCTACGGCTGTCACCCTCCGGCGCCAGCGCGGCGAATTGACACTGGCGGGTTCCCCGGCGTCGTACCGCTGGCGCGCCCAGGGGCTGCCTTTGGATGGCTTGGAATTGGCGCTGCCCCCGAAAGGGCGCTTTGAAGGTCTCTACGGACGTCTCTCCGGAGAGGGCACTCTTGGGCTGCAGCCCCTGGAGATGGCGGGGGCCATCACCCTGGATCAACCCGGTTTGCTGGGCCTTCAGTTGCGCCAAGCCCGTTTGGAGGGCACGTACCGCAATCGCGGTTACCAGCTGACTGGGGAATTGCTTCCACCGGAAACGGGTCAGGTGTTGCTTGAGGCGAAGGGTCTTGTAGGCGGTGGCCTCGAGGCCGATCTGGATGCCCAGGGGCTCAGTGCACGTTGGTTGACTCGCGGGCTGATGAGCCTCTCCGAACTCAACCGCGATAGCCCGGATGCGAATGGCCATGCAGCCGATCTCGGAACGCTGCTGGTGGACACCTTTGGAGGGGCGATCGATGGCCAACTGAAGGCGCTGCGCCAACTCCAGGCTGAGCTCGCTGCAAGGGATGACCACGATCACGCTCGTGCTGCTTTCCACCCTGAAGATTTGCGCGGTCAGATGGATGCGCAGATCAAGGTCAGCGGTCCTTCCCTTGCCGATCTCAATATTGACCTCAAGGCGCGCGGACACCTGTGGGTCGAAGGCGAAGACGTTGACCACGCGTTGCAGATCGAACCGTTTGTGGCCACGCTCAGCGGCCCGTTACGTGATGGTCAGGGTGAGTTTTCCCTCAAGCATCTGCCTTTCACGCTGTTGGCACTCGTGGTGCCGGTTCCGCCTGCGCTGCAGGGCGGGCTTGGGCTGTCAGGCACCTATCGGCTTGGCCAGCCCAGTGGCCCTGAATTGACCACTGAACTGGTGCTTGAGGACGCCAGTGTCGGCTCCCATCGTCTCAGCCTTGAGAAGGGACAGATCACCCTGTCGGGGAAAGGCTTGCAGTTGGATCTGGCCTTGAAGGATGAGGCTGCCGAGCAGCCGATTGTGCTCACGGGTCAGGTGCCTCTGGATCCGTCCGGTGCCCTGGATGTGCGGGTGGTCACCCAAGGGGATGGCCTGCGCTTTCTCACGGGATTTACGGATGACCGTGTGGCTTGGAGCGCGGGGGACGCCCGATTGCGGTTGATCTTGAGTGGCACCCTTCAAGCGCCCGAGGCCAATGGCTTCCTGGTGGTGGAGAAGGGTGGTTTCGCGATTGAGAGCCAGGAGATCAGTGATCTCAACACCTCTGTGGTGTTTGATTTCAATCGCCTTGAAGTGCAGTCGCTGCAGGCCCGAGTCGGCAAAAAGGGACGCTTGCAGGGCCAAGGGGGGCTTGGGCTGTTCCGTCCCACCCAGGAAGCTGAGCCGCTCACGCTTGACCTCAAACAGAGCCGCATCACCTTGCCGATGGCCGATGTCGCCCTCAGCGCCGACCTCACCGTCGGCGGGGCCCTGGTGCGTCCACGCTTGGCCGGAAACGTTGTCATCAGCGACGGCAAGATTCGTCCGGCGCCTGCTTTGTTTGCCCGCCGCAAGGGCAACACATCCGGCACTGCCACGACGACGTCGACCGAGCCTGTGTCGTTCAACACGCTGCTGGAAGAACAATGGGATTTCGAACAACCGCTGGTCCTGTTGGGACCTGAGGTTGAAGCCGACACCAGCCGTTCGCTGAAGGCGGCAATCCCCCAGGTCCCGGCGCTTGGGTTTGACAATTTGCGGGTGACCTTTGGCCCGAAGCTCGCGGTCACGGTCGCGCCAATCGCGGCGTTCACCACCCAGGGCCAGTTGACCCTGAATGGAGCCCTGGACCCCAGCCTCCGGCTTCAGGGTGTGGTGCGGATGTTGACAGGGCGGATCTCCTTCTTCACCACCACATTCCAGCTGGATCCTCGTATTGCCAATGTGGCGGTGTTCACCCCTTCCATGGGCTTGATTCCTTATGTCGACGTGGCGATGGTCAGTCGCGTGTCCGACAGCGTCAGCCTCGGGAGCTCAAGCAACGCAGTGTCGAGCAATGTGTTTGACAGCAACGGCACGGGCTCGTTCGGTGCCGCCGGTCAGCTGCGTCTGGTGAAGGTGATGGTCGAGGCGTCTGGGCCCGCCGACCGTTTGGCCGACAACTTTGATCTTCGGAGCTCGCCTCCGATGCCGCCTGCACAGTTGAAGGCGCTGATCGGTGGTAACTCTCTGGCAGGACTCTCGAATTCGGGTGGCGGAACGGCCTTGGCTGCCGTGCTGGGCCAGTCGCTGCTCACTCCCGTAATCGGAACGCTGACCGATGCCTTCAGTCAGCGGCTGCAATTCGCCCTCTATCCCACCTACGTCAGTCCGGAGATTCAGGATGAGAAGGAGCGTGTTTCTGGTCGGGTGCCGCCGCAGTTGGCCCTGGTGACAGAGCTCGGAGTTGATGTCAGTGAGCGATTCAATTTCTCTGTGTTGGCTGCACCCAATCGCAACGACATTCCGCCTCAGGGAACGCTGTCGTATCAGATCGACAACAACCTCAGTCTTTCGGGGTCGGTCGATAATCAAGGCACCTGGCAAAGCCAGTTCCAGGTGTTTTTCCGCTTCTGA